A window of Solanum stenotomum isolate F172 chromosome 3, ASM1918654v1, whole genome shotgun sequence contains these coding sequences:
- the LOC125860302 gene encoding lipid droplet phospholipase 1-like: MENGKVHNGGVSSSETFNGGEDVFSSKPSDASTADHLVMMVHGILGSASDWKFGAEQFVRNLPDKVFVHCSERNMAKLSLDGVDVMGERLAEEVLDVVKRRPGLKKISFVAHSVGGVVARYAIGKLYRPPRTDNVQKFSDDTSEEGSKGTIVGLAPINFITVASPHLGSRGNKQVPFLFGVTAFEKAAGLCVHWIFKKTGRHLFLNEDEGKPPLLRRMVEDDGELRFMSALSSFKRRVAYSNVGYDHIVGWGTSSIRRNNELPKWEDSLNKKYPHIVYQEHCKACDGEQGESVVKEGDHFDKLEEELVTGLSRVSWEKIDVSFHSSRNRFAAHSVIQVSLFLYSPSIISLSMPISLSP, translated from the exons ATGGAGAACGGAAAAGTACACAACGGAGGAGTTTCCTCGTCGGAAACCTTCAACGGCGGAGAAGATGTATTTAGTTCTAAACCGTCTGATGCTTCTACCGCCGATCATCTTGTTATGATGGTACACGGTATTCTCGGAAG TGCTTCGGACTGGAAGTTTGGTGCGGAGCAGTTTGTTCGGAATCTTCCCGACAAAGTTTTTGTTCATT GCAGTGAACGTAATATGGCTAAACTATCGTTGGATGGTGTGGATGTAATGGGAGAGCGATTAGCTGAGGAG GTTCTTGATGTGGTCAAAAGAAGGCCAGGTTTGAAGAAAATTTCTTTTGTTGCACATTCGGTTGGAGGAGTAGTGGCAAGATATGCAATTGGGAAATTATATAGACCTCCACGAACGGACAATGTGCAGAAATTCTCGGATGATACCAGTGAAGAAGGGTCAAAGGGGACAATAGTCGGCCTGGCACCAATAAATTTCATCACTGTTGCCTCACCTCATCTGGGTTCCAGGGGTAACAAGCAG GTGCCATTTCTTTTTGGTGTAACTGCCTTTGAAAAAGCTGCTGGGCTCTGTGTTCATTGGATATTCAAGAAAACGGGCCGACACCTTTTCCTTAACGAAGATGAAGGAAAGCCTCCATTACTAAGACGGATGGTGGAAGATGATGGTGAATTACGCTTTAT GTCTGCATTAAGTTCATTCAAGCGAAGGGTCGCATACTCAAATGTTGGTTATGATC ATATTGTAGGTTGGGGAACATCATCAATTAGACGTAATAATGAACTGCCTAAG TGGGAGGACTCCTTAAATAAGAAGTATCCTCACATTGTGTATCAAGAACATTGCAAGGCGTGTGATGGTGAGCAGGGTGAGTCTGTTGTGAAGGAAGGTGATCATTTTGACAAGCTAGAAG AGGAATTGGTGACTGGTTTATCTCGGGTATCCTGGGAGAAAATAGATGTCAGCTTTCACAGCAGCAGGAACAGATTTGCTGCACATAGTGTTATTCAGGTCTCCCTCTTTCTGTACTCCCCTAGCATTATCTCTCTCTCTATGCCTATCTCTCTCTCGCCTTAA